The DNA region GTCAAAACGTCACTTTCCAGTATACCAGACGGCCTCCAGGAAAAGTTTCCGTCCCTTATAACTCAGGTCAAAACATATTCTTTTAACTCGTGCAGCTGTTGTAGAAGATATGTTTCCGTCCCTTATAACTCAGGTCAAAACGCTGGGCGAACGGGGGTGATGGTGGAAGAGTGGACCACGTTTCCGTCCCTTATAACTCAGGTCAAAACCCCCATTCAAAAACCTTGCTACATCAAGCTTTTCGTTTGCTCAATCACATTGAATATGTCGTCAACCTCCAATCGTGCAAAAAAGCCGGGAGGTCGACGAAACCTTGCAGTCAACTCTTGGCCAAGTAGTCGATCAGCTGCTCAATCTGGGCACGCTGCAAGGGATAAGAGGCAAGCAGCGCATCTCCATCCGGCAACAGGTTGGACAACAGCGTTTTGGCGGCGGCCAAGCCGTTTACAGCGTCTTCTTCCGACACCGGTTTCATGCCGTGTGCCACCACGGAAGCATGCCGTTTTTCCGTCAATTCGTCGAGAAGCTTTGCCAGTTTCATTTTTTGCACCGAATTGCTTCTCTGCGCATTGACCTCCAGCTCAAGTATCTGAATAAATTCTTTATCTTTCAAGACCTCCTTAAGAGCTTTAATCCCGGTGGCCCGATCTAGCATATCCCGAGACTTGTTCAAGGTCTTGTTCAAGGTCGCAACGGCTTCGCGGTTTTGGGCACTTGAACTTTCGCTCAAATTCCGAGGTTCAATCCCCCATTTTTCGCGGAGGCGATAGTAAACCACTCCTTCAAAGATCCGCCAGAATCGGGCCAGCACGTCGGCATACGCCCGACGGGCAAAACAGCGCTGGGCGTTGAAATAAATGTCCACCAGGTTGTGGGGTGTTTCCTTATCCTTTTCGGGTTCAAGGCGTTTGAGGTAATCGACCTGTTTTCGCAAGCTCTCAGCGATGGTACCGGCGTCTCTGGTCGCCCGCCACCGCCGTTCAATGGAGGCCAGTTTTTCATATGCCTCCCGGTATTTCAGCAAGTCCCATTTGCGATACGCCTCGAAAATGTCCGCCACAAGTTCCGCCGCAAGCCGACGCGAACTAAACACGCTAATTTCCTGCAGTCGCCGGCATTCGTTCACCATGACGCCAAACAAAAACTCCGGCAAACAGCGGCGAATACGGCTGAGACTGTTTTCTTCCTCGAGGAAATTTAGCTGGATTTCCCGAATGCGCTCTTCCGGAGACGAAAGATCAGGATTCTTTACTTGCCACAGCCGCACTCCGGGTATATACCCGCTATTGGCCAAGACGTACCAGCACGTTTGCATTTGGGGTGTCCCAGAAGAACAGTTAAGATGGATCTGAACGTCTTGACCGTTCTTCTTCTCTTCCTCTAACCCCGCTAGAATTTTCCTCACCTCTTCTTTCACACTTGGCATCAACTCGGAGAAATCAGTTGGGTCTTTAAGGTAAAGCGATCGAACGTAACACGTGCTGCGAGGCGAGACTTCCGGCAGCAATTCCTTGGTGGCGTAAGCATTCGATTCCGTGGCATCACGAACACCAGGCCCTTCAGCAGTAGGGAAAAGGTAAACAAGGTCCGGTTGTAAATGCTTGCACAGTGTGAGCACCGCACCCTCTTTATTCGTCTTTTCGGAAATGGGGTCCTGTTTCCCGACAAACGACAGCAAGATGTTCATCCGTCTTCTTTACCTCCTTATTTGGATTTGCGCGCGGGAAACATGATGCATCCGCCTTACGTACCCCTTGCTTCGCAAACCGAAAGGCGAAGCCATCCAAGGGGAAAAGTCGGCACCCCCTTGGCCATGACCACCTTTCGCGACTGCGGAAACTGCGGATGCTTACGACGGGGGAAATACAGCTGGCGTAGCGTCTGGCGTTCCGCATTCGAAAGATGCATCACTACAGACGCGGACAGCAAGCCGCTTCCCCACCCCACCCGCAGATTCGGGCTTTTCCGAGTGAGCACATCCAACACGCCGACCATGTTCGGCAAGCCCGCATCCTCAAAAAAGCGCTTATCCTCTTCAAGGGAGCGGCTGTACATGGTTTGACAGGCGTCCATCCAGGCCTCTAGACGAAACGGGGCGCGCTGGCCCGTTGTTTTGGAAAGGAGCTCCCAGAGCTCCCGATCACATTTCAATCTTCCTTTAAACGTGGTGCCCGGTCGAACGACTTCCACAAACACACGGGCACCATTCGCTCCATAATGGTACCCTTCTCCCTCATTGAGGCTGATAATCCTTACCTCCCGTACTTCTGTACACGCGGTTTGTTCGGGATACGCGTCGCTCACGTGCAGCCCCCGTAACCAATCGGTTTGCGGAGTGCGACGATGGCCCCGCAACGACGCTCGCAATAAGTTATCAAGCCGTTCTCCCGGTCGATCCGTTTTCCGTCCATCCTGAACACGTCTGCCCTCACCAACAATCTGCTTCGCACGCGCCGGTGTGTCGGCCAGTTGGTTGAGCAACGCGACGCGAATGGCTCCCTTGAGACTGGACCCCGGGAGGTAGGGGGTACCCGATAACGGATCAGTCACAAAGGGGAGAAGGTGGCTCACCCACATGCGTTCGCCCTTGGGAATCCGACGCAATACCGTCTCTTGCCGTAAACGGTTCGCCCGATCCACCGGCAACCGATCCAGAAACCGATCAAGCGACGGTCGGGTTTCCTGTTCCACATACCGGACAAAGTCATCGATATCGCCTTGTGTGGCCAAGATTTCTGCCCAGGCTGCCTCATTAACCATGTACACCGCGTGGTCGTCCTGGAAAAATTCAAGGGAAGTCATCCTGCCCTTCGCATCCCCAATATGTACGGGGGTCAACACCTCAATCGTCAGCTC from Calditerricola satsumensis includes:
- a CDS encoding RNA repair transcriptional activator RtcR family protein encodes the protein MNILLSFVGKQDPISEKTNKEGAVLTLCKHLQPDLVYLFPTAEGPGVRDATESNAYATKELLPEVSPRSTCYVRSLYLKDPTDFSELMPSVKEEVRKILAGLEEEKKNGQDVQIHLNCSSGTPQMQTCWYVLANSGYIPGVRLWQVKNPDLSSPEERIREIQLNFLEEENSLSRIRRCLPEFLFGVMVNECRRLQEISVFSSRRLAAELVADIFEAYRKWDLLKYREAYEKLASIERRWRATRDAGTIAESLRKQVDYLKRLEPEKDKETPHNLVDIYFNAQRCFARRAYADVLARFWRIFEGVVYYRLREKWGIEPRNLSESSSAQNREAVATLNKTLNKSRDMLDRATGIKALKEVLKDKEFIQILELEVNAQRSNSVQKMKLAKLLDELTEKRHASVVAHGMKPVSEEDAVNGLAAAKTLLSNLLPDGDALLASYPLQRAQIEQLIDYLAKS
- the csm5 gene encoding type III-A CRISPR-associated RAMP protein Csm5, which encodes MIYELTIEVLTPVHIGDAKGRMTSLEFFQDDHAVYMVNEAAWAEILATQGDIDDFVRYVEQETRPSLDRFLDRLPVDRANRLRQETVLRRIPKGERMWVSHLLPFVTDPLSGTPYLPGSSLKGAIRVALLNQLADTPARAKQIVGEGRRVQDGRKTDRPGERLDNLLRASLRGHRRTPQTDWLRGLHVSDAYPEQTACTEVREVRIISLNEGEGYHYGANGARVFVEVVRPGTTFKGRLKCDRELWELLSKTTGQRAPFRLEAWMDACQTMYSRSLEEDKRFFEDAGLPNMVGVLDVLTRKSPNLRVGWGSGLLSASVVMHLSNAERQTLRQLYFPRRKHPQFPQSRKVVMAKGVPTFPLGWLRLSVCEARGT